TGAAATCCTCCTCGCTCATATCCTGATGAGGGGTGCCAGACGGGTTCATGTGATCCATGGACCAGTAAAAATTTTTAGGCAGTGCCTTCGCTGTTTTCTTCAGCTTGGCTTCCAGGTTGCCGGCAAACACGGTCTTGTTGGGGCTTTCGTAAATAATCGCGAAGATGACAAACAGATGGGTTCCGAACATGCCCACCTCAAAATGAGGCAGTGCTTTGTAGCCGCGTTTGCTGGCAGCCCAAGCGACCCAGGTGTCAATGGGAGGATTGACAGTGCGTCTTGCATGCTTCGCCACATGCACAAACATTTCTTCCCCAGCCAATGCCGATACATAAGGTGCCAACTCAGCCCCTAACGCCTCCAGCTTGGGTCTTACCCGTTCAATGAGAACCTCCATACGGGCTTCAAGCCCGGGAACGGAGAATACGTCGAAGTCTTGATCTGTAAATCCGGTAACCGTCATGGATGTGATGGCCTCCCTGTTGTTGATGATATATTTACTAAACTCGGTTTTTGGATAACTTATTATACCATAAGGCGAATGGACATCACGCATTGCCCAGAAAAGCTTCACCGTATGTTCATGCGGGTTAAAAATAGTCAATAAACCAAGTTACCGTTACATAAGATGGAGTATAAGATATAGATAAGACAACATCAAAAGCAGCCATGGGGGAAATCTTCACCGCCGTTTAATGATCGGTAGTAAACCGGAGGAGGGAGTGCCGTGAATAAGAGCGAGGAAGTGGAGTATTGCAACCTGGAGCTCCGGTTTGATCGCCGGCATATCCAGGACCTAATCAAGGAATTGATCCAGGAAGGATATTCGCTTTATTGGAGCGAGAATGATACGCAGTTTGTCATTTCAATCCGAACAGGTCGCAAGCTGGTAAAGCTGCGGTTTCAACGAACAGGAAGCGGTTTTAAACTGGTAGGCGATTATATGATTCGTGATCCCAAACTCGCGGAATGGATGGAGAAATTGATCGAGAATACCCGTGGCCATGCTGTCGTCAAACGTTTCAAGGACCGGCAAATTTTGATCGAGAATATTTTGTTTGGTGAGGTCATAAGGCTTGTGGAAATATCCGGTTACCGGCAGCGGGTGCTGTTTCAGAAGGGGACGCCGATGACGGAGCAGGAAATGCTGCGGCTGTTTGAATCGGATGT
This Paenibacillus sp. JZ16 DNA region includes the following protein-coding sequences:
- a CDS encoding YktB family protein, translating into MTVTGFTDQDFDVFSVPGLEARMEVLIERVRPKLEALGAELAPYVSALAGEEMFVHVAKHARRTVNPPIDTWVAWAASKRGYKALPHFEVGMFGTHLFVIFAIIYESPNKTVFAGNLEAKLKKTAKALPKNFYWSMDHMNPSGTPHQDMSEEDFTRLIEKLKQVKKAEVMCGLRIPREEAVKLEGDKLVQKVQETFEALLPLYKMAF